The stretch of DNA AGTCCGGCACGCACTGCCTGATTGCGCAGCGGATCACGGAAGGTGATTGAGCTGGCCTCGAGACCTTCTCGCTGCACACCCACATTGGGCGCACGGAAGGACTGCGAAAATGAACCGCGAATCAGCAGCTCATCGATCGGGCGCCAGCTGGCGGCAACTTTGGGCGTCACTTCACTGCCAATGCTGTCACCGTAGTCTTCCCATCGCAAGGCAAACTGCGTTTCCACGTTATTGATCAGCGGCAACGAGAACTCACTGAACACAGCTTTGACGTCACGATCATGGTCGTAGTTGAAGATACACTGCGAGCACTCGTAGTTGTTGCTGACATAGTGGAACTCATCCGGACGACCGTCCGCACCCCATCCCAGAATCGCATTGGGGAGACCCGGATCATTCAGATACGGAGCCCTGGACTTGTTGTTTTGTTGTCGATACTGGGCACCCACCGCAAACTGAGCCATGCCGCCACTCATCTGGAACAGATCGCCTGACAGGACGGCATCAAAAACAGCCAGTTTGTTGCGCTTATCCGCGCGGCGCACCGTGGGAGTCATCCAGTCAATCAATTCCTGGCTGTTACCAAGACTGGCATCAGTCACGGAAGTCAGGAAGGGATTGTAGAACTGACAACCATCCTGACCATGATTGTTACTAGTCAGGGCCAGCGACAGGCTTTCACGGGTAGTGTGGACAAACCCGGGGAAGTAATACTGGGTGAACGTGCCACCGAGGAAGTCCCAGAATGTCGGCAATGCGGGAGAGATGTGACTTCTGGCGCTCAGAAAGTCAAAATCGCTCACACCGTTAGGCGTACAGTTCGGACCACCCAGACCGTTAACAGCCAATTCCGCCCGGTCGCGCTGGAATGTCTGATATTCCAGTTCGAAGCTGGTGCCGCTCCAGGAGTAGCTGACGTCATAGTTGAAGCGGCGGTCGTTGACCGCAAAAAACTCACCACGCACACCCGCCTGCACACCGACGGTTTCAGTCAGGTTAACGTTGGTATTGCCACCCTGGCGCGGGAAGTTACCGATCTGCACGTTGGCAGACATGGGTACATTCGGGCCACCGTTAGCAAGTGCGATGGGTGCATTGGGGATGTCGGCAGCCGTCGGGCGGCTCAGACCAATGGCCGGCGCGAAATAACCCAGCTCGGCGGGCTGTCCGATAGAATAGCCAGCCCAGGCAGGATTGCCCTGATGCGAGCCCGGAGCGGCCAGAAACATGCTGGGGCCGCGCGCGGTTACATAACCGGAATCAGAGCGCTCAATATCACTCTTGGACCACTGAGCAAATGAATAAAACTCAGCGGCTTCGCTGAAGCTGTGCATAAAAGAGGCCGACAGACTGTCGCGCTCCATGCCGACGTTTAGCAAGCGCCACTGCGCATCATTTTCACGGCATACAGAACTGGGCTGCCCACGCTGGGAAGTGCGGGTACCCCAGAACAGGGCGGAACCATCCGCCGCAGTCAGGTCATCACACAAAGGATCGGTATAACGCAGCGAGCTGGTGCCACCCTCGGATATCGCCTGGTCAACAGCTGCCTGGTTAATATAGGCAGGATTAACCCGCGCACCAAACGCTGCCTGATTGATCAGGGTGCCCATGCCGCCGACCGGGGCGGTAAATTCAGAGCGATTGTCGTAAAAGCGTGCTGCAGTCACCGGCACGGCGTCGCGACGGAATACTTCACCTGCCAACACCAGATTGGTATTGCCACTGTCGCTGGCCCAGCCCCAGATGGCGCTGGCGGTGCGATCCTGATTACCCATCTCTTTCTCAAGAGCCTGGACATCACCATACAGCTCCAGTCCCTCAAACTCGGTGCGCATAATGATGTTCACAACACCTGCCACAGCGTCAGAACCATACAGTGCTGATCCGCCATCGGTCAGCACTTCGACACGATCAACCATCACCAGCGGGATGGTGTTGATGTCAACAAACTCTCCGCCCGACGGTGTGGTGGTGGCGGCAGACACCTGACGCTTTCCGTTCACCAGTGTCAATGTGGAGTTTTCACCCAGGTTACGCAAATTGACGTTGGCTGTACCGGACAGGTTGCCCAGCGCCGCATTGCCACCATCGGCACCTTCATTGGAAATTGAACCGGAGTTGATTTCGAGATTTTTGATGACGTCCCAGACCTGGGATGCGCCCTGCGCTTCGATTGATGATCTGTCAACAACCTGCACCGGTGATGGTGCATCAAGGGGGCTACCGCGCAGATAGGAACCCGTGACAACTACTTCTTCTATATCTGACTCCGCACCGCTTTGCGCAACTGCCGGGATACTGGCGACCCCTGACATGATTCCCGCAATAGCAAGCGCCAGACTCTTATCTCCAAGCCATCTGGACATGAGTGACTACTCCTGATTTTTGTTATGTAAAATACCTGAACAGCGGTTACATGTTGCTCATTTTTCAAGGCTGTTTACGACTACACCGCGGCGTCCGGCCAGCAACAGGCGGATAAAAGACACGCGGTACCACTGTGAACAGCAGGGCAACGATAGCCAATAGAGCGAGCGTTTGCAATCGGTATAACGGCAAAAAAGTGCCATCCGTCCTTTATCAAAATCAAAAATATTGCATATTAATCGGAGTGATTTTCAGCTTGTACACATAGCTCAGGAACACCGCCATGAGTTAGACTGAACGACCGATCAATCCCGGACTGAGCTGTGGCTGGAATATTGCGAAAACTGCGACAACTGCTGTGGACAACACTGCTGCTGATTGCACTGCTGACTGTTGTGCTGCCCGCGCTGCTGGGTTTTGTCCTGCGCCAGCAGATCAACCCGCTTTTGCTGGAGTTGGGTAATCGTCCGACAGAACCCGGACAACTGACATTGCACCTTGACCGGGTCGATGCCGGCCTGCTTCGTAGTGACTATTATCTTTATATGACTGGCAATGTGCTGTCTGTTTCCGGAACCCAGCCTGCGTCGCAGAGACTGCTGTTATCAGTGGCGCACGGTCCGGTCATCTGGCACCTGTTCGACAGTCTGCTGGCGATTGCCGAGATTCAGCTGATCAATCTCAGTCCGGTCACAGGAGCAGACACACCTCATTTGTCCGGATCTGCTCTGCTGACCCTGGACAACGGGTTCAATGTGCAACTCAAAGCCATTACCGGCTTCAGTGCCCTGGGGGGCAATCACTGGCTGGATATTCGCGGCAACTGGCCGGCACTGGCAATGCTGCTAGGGCCGATGGCCATACTGCGTCAACTGGACGCCCGATTGACCCTGGATGCCGATGCAGCCGCCCTGGCTGTCAGTCCGGCCGCCGACGCCTTACAGGTATATGAGCAACAGGGTTGGACACATATAAGGGGCAGCCGGGCACATACTCAAATGCTCCTGGCACCGGACAGTCTGAGCATTAACGGCAGCGCTCTCCCCCGACAGCTGCTGTTCGCAGACACTCCAGACGCAACACCTTAAACGCACTATCAATTTCGTGTAGAATAGCCGAGTATTTTTCTAGGGTATTCACCTTTATCATGCAGAAACCCCGACACCTGTTCTCGTATCCCCGCTACTGGGCTGAATGTTTTGGCACCGCACCGTATTTGCCCATGTCACGTGCAGAGATGGACGCACTGGGCTGGGATAGCTGCGACATCATCATTGTGACTGCCGATGCCTATGTCGATCACCCAAGCTTTGGCATGGCCATTGTCGGCCGCCTGCTGGAGGCCCAGGGGTTTCGCGTGGGCATTATCGCCCAGCCCGACTGGCACAGCGCAGAACCATTTAAAGCGCTCGGGCAGCCAAATCTGTTTTTTGGTGTCACCGGCGGTAATATGGATTCCCTGATCAACCGCTACACGGCAGACCTGCGTATCCGCAGCGATGATGCCTACACGCCGAACGCCGAACCAGGCAAACGACCGGATCGCTCCGTGATTGTCTACAGCCAGCGCTGTCGGGAAGCCTATTACGAGACACCGATCGTGATTGGTGGTATCGAAGCCAGCCTGCGCCGTATTGCCCAGTATGATTACTGGAGTGACCAGGTACGTCAGTCCATTCTGATCGACTCAAATGCAGACATCCTGCTTTACGGAAATGCCGAACGTGCATTAGTCGAAGTCGCCCACCAGATTGCAGGCGGCAAAAGCACTGAGGAATTGACCGATATTCGTGGCACGGCCTTTGTGCGTCGTTCTATTCCGGCGGGCTGGACAGAAATCGACTCGACCCGAATCGACTGGCCGGGCAAAATTGACCAGATTCCAAACCCTTATGACGTGCCTCACGACCAGGTGACTGAGCCGGATGCCCGAAAAAAAGGCGAGAGCAACACGGCACCCACTGACTCAGAGGTCAGTGCGGTGCGCATTATTCCTCTTCCGCTGCATCGCAAATACGACAGCGATCCAGAACACACCTACATCCGGCTGCCAGCCTACCACAAAGTAAAAAAAGACCCGGCGCTCTACGCGCATGCCTCGCGTGTCTTGCATCAGGAGTCCAACCCTTACAACGCCAAAGTGCTGGTACAGCAGCATGGCACGCTGGATGTCTGGGTGAATCCGCCACCCATTCCGCTGGAAACAGATGAGATGGACGCCGTTTTTGATCTGCCTTATCAGCGTCGGCCACATCCCGTCTACGGTGATGCCAGAATACCGGCCTATGACATGATCAAGACCTCGGTCAACATCATGCGCGGCTGTTTTGGTGGCTGCACCTTCTGCTCGATCACTGAACATGAAGGGCGTATTATTCAAAGTCGCTCAGAAGAATCCATATTGCGGGAAATCGAAAAGATCCGCGATCAGGTGCCGGGCTTTACTGGCACTATTTCGGATCTGGGCGGGCCAACTGCCAACATGTACAAGCTGAACTGCAAGTCGCACGACATTCAGAAAAACTGCAAGCGCCTGTCCTGTGTGTACCCGACCATCTGTCAGCATCTGAACACCGATCACAGTCCGACCACACAGCTGTACAGAAAAGCCAGAGCCATTCCCGGCGTCAAGCGCGTCGCTATTGCATCGGGACTGAGGTATGACCTGGCTGTCAAAGATCCGGAATACGTTGAAGAGCTGGTGACTCATCATGTCGGCGGCTACCTGAAAATTGCCCCCGAACACAGCGAAGAAAAAACGCTGTCAAAAATGATGAAACCCAGCATCAGTGCCTATGATGAGTTCAAACGAATGTTTGACGAGTTCTCTGCAAAAGCTGGCAAGAAACAATATCTGATTCCCTATTTCATCGCTGCCCATCCGGGTTCAGACGACGAAGACATGATGAATCTGGCGCGCTGGCTGAAAACATATAAATTCAAGCCGGATCAGGTTCAGACATTCTATCCGTCACCCATGGCACTGGCGACGGCCATGTATTACTCCGGCAAAAACCCGCTGAAAAAGGTTACTTATAAAAGCGAATCGGTCAGTGTCTGCAAAGACATCGAGCAGCGCCGCGTGCAAAAAGCCTTTCTACGCTACCACGATGAAAAGAACTGGCCACTGCTGCGCCAGGCACTGAAGCAGATGGGACGCGCTGACCTGATTGGCAGTGCACCGCACTGTCTGGTGCCGGACGACAAACCGGTTCATAAGCATCGAGGCAAACGCAAGCCTGTCAGAAATACCGCCAAAAGACGCGTACACTGACACTGTCAGAAAAAGCGGGGCCGGCATAACCGTCAGCCCCGCCAGTCAGAACCGAATTCAGGTCGACATTTATTTCTTGTTTTTAAGTGCCTGCTCAAACAGTGCCGCCATCGTGCCTGTCTGTCGTTTGTTCTGTGATGCGGCGCCAAAATCCTTTTTACCGCGCGTAGAGGCCGGCCGGGCAGCCGGGCGGGCAGAACGGCTTTCACCAGGTTGCGGCAGCGGATCATCCAGGCGCATGGTCAACGCAATGCGCTTGCGCTCGCGATCAACCTCCAGCACCTTTACTTTCACAATCTGGCCGGCATTAACAACTTCATAGGGATCCTTGATAAATTTGTCAGACAGCGCCGAAATGTGTACCAGGCCGTCCTGATGTACACCAATATCAACAAAAGCCCCGAAGTTGGTGACATTGGTTACCGTGCCCTCCAGCACCATGCCAGGCTCCAGATCCTTGATCTCTTCCACGCCTTCTTTCAGGTTGGCTGTTTTGAACTCACCGCGCGGATCGCGGCCGGGTTTTTCCAGCTCTTTCAGAATATCTCGCACCGTAGGCAGTCCAAACTTCTCAGTGACATAGTCCTGCGCCTTCAGTGTGCGAAGAAATACCGCATCTCCAATCAAAGAGCGCAGATCTCTGTTATTGCGGCGGGCAATCTCTTCAACCAGGGGATATGATTCCGGGTGAACAGAGGAACCGTCCAGCGGATTATCGCTCTCGATAATCCGCAAAAAGCCAGCCGCCTGTTCAAAGGACTTCTCACCGAATCGTGGTACTTTTTTCAGCTCTTCGCGGGAGCGGAATTGACCATTTTTGTCACGAAATTCCAGAATATTATTGACCAGAGACTGGTTAAGACCCGAAACACGTTTCAGCAATGGCGCCGATGCGGTATTCACATCCACGCCGACCGCATTCACGCAATCCTCAACCACAGCGTCCAGACTGCGTGACAATTTCACCTGACTGACATCATGCTGATATTGACCAACACCAATGGACTTGGGTTCAATTTTGACCAGCTCAGCCAGCGGGTCCTGAAGACGACGAGCGATTGATACTGCACCACGAATCGTCACATCCAGATCCGGCAGCTCCTGGGATGCAAACTCCGAAGCTGAATAAACTGATGCACCGGCCTCGTTCACCATCACCTTCTGCAATTTGAACTGCGGAAAATTTTTGCTGAATTCACCCACGAACTGATCCGTCTCCCGCGAGGCGGTACCATTGCCAATGCTGATCAGTTCAACCTGATATTTTTCACACAGGGCTTTTAGCACAGCCGCAGCTTCGGCAGTTTTGTGCTGCGGTGCATTTGGAAAAATAGCAGCGTAGTCCAGGACTTTGCCTGTCTGATCAACTACACACAGCTTCACACCCGTGCGTAGTCCGGGATCCAGACCGATTGTAACTTTTTTACCGGCCGGCGCCGCCAACAGCAGATCCTTGATATTACGCGCAAATACTTCGATTGCGCCCTCTTCAGCCTGCTCACGCAACTGTGTCAGAAAATCGGTCTGCAGGTGAGTATGTATCTTGACCCGCCAGGTCCAACGCACCACATCCTGCAGCCACTTGTCGGCGGCACGGCCTTCATCGCTAACCTTCCAGTGAGCGCCAATCATGCCCTCACAGGGATGCCGCACCGGCGGGGCGTCGGCATCCACAGGGATATCTATCTTCAGATTCAGAATGCCTTCATTACGCGCACGGAACAGCGCCATAACCCGGTGCGAGGGAATTTTATTAATCGCTTCAGAGAACTCAAAATAATCGCGATACTTGGCACCTTCCTGAGCCTTACCTTCGACCAGCTCGGAAATCATGTGTGCATTCTGCCAGAAATAATCACGAAGTCGGCCCAGCAAGGCTGCGTCTTCACCAAAACGCTCGATGAGAATATATCGGGCTCCTTCCAGCGCTGCTTTGCTGTCCTCCACACCCGCTTCTGTGTTGATATAGGCCTTTGCTTCTGTTTCCAGATCGAGAGCCGGATTTGCATACAGCGCATCAGCCAGCGGCTCAAGCCCGGCTTCGCGGGCAATCTGTGCGCGGGTACGACGCTTGGGCTTGTAGGGCAGATAAAGATCTTCCAGGGTGTTTTTTGCCGTCGCCTGGCGAATTTTTGCTTCCAGCTCAGGTGTCAGTTTTTCCTGCTCGGCGATGCTTTTCAGAATCACCTCACGACGATCTTCCAATTCACGCAGGTAAATCAGGCGCTCCTGCAGGCGGCGCAACTGCGTATCATCCAGACCACCGGTCACTTCCTTGCGGTAACGGGCAATAAACGGCACGGTTGCCCCTTCGTCCAGCAAGTTCACCGTAGCGACAACCTGTTCAGCTCTGGCACCGATTTCCCCGGCGATCTGTTCATACATGGCGGTTAACACGAATTACTTATCCTTCTGATTATTCTCAGGGTCTTGATGGGCGTTGGCGCGTCTGACGTGATCATCGATATAGGTCAGCACACCTCGTAATATATTGATTTCCATTGCGTCCGGCCGAATACGACCAAACAGCCGACGCATGCGTGGCATCAGCAGTCGCGGATTTTTGGGATCGTGAAAATCCATATCAACCAGCACTTGCTCCAGGTGTTCATAGAACAGTTCAAGCTGGTGATTATCTGCTTTGGGCACATCCCAATACTCTGCTTCAACGCTCGGGTCGTAGAAGTCACCACTGTTCACGGGCTGCGGAATTTGCCCGGTTTTTTGTGCTTCAAGCATCGCCAGCCGCACTTCATAGCAGATCACCATGACAGCGGCCGCCAGATTAAGTGAGCTATAGGCCTCATCGGCAGGAATCTGCACGTGATAGTGGCAGAGCTGCAGCTCCTCGTTGTTCAGACCGCTGTCTTCACGGCCAAAAACGAGTGCTACTTTACTCTGGCCGGCATCGGCCACCACATGGTTGGCGCATTGGCGTGGAGTCAGCACCGGCCATGGCATCTTTCGGGACCTCGCACTGGCACCAATCACCAACGCGCAATCAGAGACCGCCGCCTGCAGGTCCGGAAACACTTCAGCGCGCTCCAGCACATCGGTTGCTGAGGCTGAACGCCAAACCGCAACATCACTGGGATAGTCTCGCGGATCAACCAGCCTCAGGTTCGGAATACCCATATTTTTAAGGGCCCGGGCCGCCGCCCCGATATTACCGGGGTGTGATGTGTTAACCAGCACAACGTGGATATTGGAAAAATCTGGACGTATCAATGTGACTCTCCGGTTCTACAGGCAAATCGGTTGGCGATTATAACAACTAGTTAAGGACTGTCTGCCAGCATTTTGCTATGATTGCCCGCTTCAAGGTTTTTAACTGTCAATCTGATCACACTATGCATCCAGCCATTAATATTGCCCTGCGCGCTGCCCGCAGCGCTGCTGAACAAATCGCCCACGTCGCAGATCGTCTGGATCGCGTCACTGTCGTCGAGGACCATGCCGGTAACCTGGTGACCAGCATGGATCTGGATGCCGAGCGCACCATTCTCTATCACCTGCGCAAGGCTTATCCGGATTTCAGTGTGGAGTCACGGATCAGCGGGTTTACCGAAGGCGCGGATCGCGACAATATCTGGTTGATTGACCCGATTGCCGGCAATCGCAATTTCCAGCGTGGTGCCGGTCAATTCTGTGTGTCCATCGCGCTGAAAACGTCACGCGGCATCACTCATGCCGTGTTGGTCAACCCCACCAGCAATCAAGAGTTCACTGCCAGCAAAGGTGATGGTGCTCAGCTTAATGCGACCCGTATTCGTGCCGGCAAGGCTACCAGCCTGGATCGCGCCATGGTGGCGCTGGATGGCGCACCGGATGGCGAACCTGTGGTCATGCAGAAAATGCTCTCAGATTTGATAAACATGTCTGCGCAGGTTCGCATCAGCGGTTGCCCGCCCATGGATATGGTAAATGTCGCCGCAGGTCGGCTGGATGCAGCCTGGTGTGCGCAGCAAACGGAATGCACAATCGCTGCCGCCAGGCTGATACTATTAGAAGCCGGTGCCCTGCTGGGCGATCCGCAGGGCAATCCCCAGACTGCAAACAGCAAGGAACTGCTGTTCAGCAACCCCAAATGCTTCAAACATCTGCTGCAGATACGACAGGGCATCACTATCTGATATGGCAGAAAACCGGCGCAGTTCACGGCACAACCTGACAGAAGGGCCCATCGCGGCCACTCTGATCAAAATGACATTGCCGATGATTCTGGGCATGTTGATGATGTTCAGCTTCAACCTGGTGGATACCTTTTTCATCAGTATGCTGGGTACCGAAGCACTTTCTGCCATCAGCTTCACCTTTCCCGTGACTTTCACGTTGATGAGCCTGGCCATCGGCCTGAGCATCGGCACATCGGCGGTTGTTGCCAAATACATTGGCCGCGGTGAGCATGAAAAGGCCAAGCAGGCATCCACCGTCACCAACTATGTCGCCATAGCACTGGCAGCAGCACTGGCCGCAATAGGCTATCTGCTGATGGATGAAATATTCCTGCTGATGGGGGCGCCGCAGTCCATGCTGCCGACAATACGCCTCTATATGGACATCTGGATGCCAACCAGCGTGATGCTGGTGGCTATTATCTGTGCCAACTCAGTGCTGCGTGCCAATGGCGATACCCGCACGCCCAGCATCCTGATGGCGGCTGCCGGCCTGATCAATGCGGGACTGGATCCCATCTTTATTTTCGGATTCGGCCCCATCCCGGCGATGGGCATACAGGGCGCTGCCATCGCCACCATGATTTCCTGGATCGCAGGCGTCGTCTTTCTGTTTTACTTCCTGGCCATTCGTCATGAGCTGATTTATCGCGGCGTCCCGACCGGCCCGGTGTTTAAAACCTCCGCACTGGAGATGTTAAAGATCGGTATACCTGCCTCAGGGGCCAATATGATGACCCCGATTGCAGCAGGTATCATGACGGCGATTGTCGCCAGCTACGGCGAAACGGCGGTGGCCGCTTTCGGTGTTGGCTCCCGCCTGGAATCGATTGCCTGTATGGTGATACTGGCACTGTCCAGCACGCTGCCGCCCTTTGTCAGCCAGAACCTGGGCGCTGGCAAGCTGGACCGGATAGAAGATGCCTGCCGCCAGTCCGTGCGCTTTGTACTGGGCTGGCAGATGCTCATCTACATCGTGATGGCGCTGGGCGCGTCGCTGATTGCCTGGATCTTCACGCGTGATACCGAGGTCGCCGATATTATCCGGCTTTATATCTGGATCATGCCGCTGGGTTACGGCATGCAGGGCGTCATAATCTTGTGCAATTCGGCACTGAACGCCATCCATAAACCCATGGTTGCGCTGTATCTGAGCATTGCCCGCTTTTTTGTGTTTTATGTGCCGCTGGCCTGGATCGGCAGTCAGTTCTGGGGATTGACCGGTATTTTTGTCGGGGCTTTTGCTGGCAACCTGCTAATGGCCATACTGTCCTGGATTGTGTTTAAACGCGTACTCAATCTGGAAAAAGCACAGATGCTGCCAGCATGACCGCGACTACATTTGCACCGGCACCAATCAGGGACTTCTGAACAATCCTCTCAGACCCTTCATCAGGCTACCGGTGCGACTGGCCGCCACGACCGGATCAGCTGTCGCAGCAGCACTGTCGAGCTCGGCTGACTCAGCGTCGGTCGCCAGTGACAGACTCTTATCTTCCATTTTCACGATTCGCGGCGCATCTTCGCCGTCAGCAAAGCTCAATCGGTTATTCTTCTCCTGGAATTCGAGCATTTCAAAGCAGATTTTCTCGAACTCATCCTGCGGGAGGAGATCCGGACGCTCCTGGAGATTCAGGAAGAATCGACGATTCATGGAACCAGACAGGTAGTGCAGATTCTTCTTGTCCTTGATCAACAGACCTTCCCGCTCAGCCAATTCGTACAACGGCGTACCACGCAATGGAATGTAGTTAAAAAAGAAGAAAAACTCCGGAGCAATGCGCTTGTTCAGTTCAAGTGTCTGGCGCATGTTCTCCGCTGTTTCCAGTGGCATACCAACGATATTAAATGTCAGGCGATTGATGCCTGCTTTTTTGCAATTCTCTGCCGCATCGATCACTTGCTGATTGGTCATTTTTCGGCCCAGCATGGTGCTGCGATAGGTCTCATCACCACTTTCAATGCCAAACCAGATAGTGTGACATCCAGCCGCAGCGGCTTTTTCGCAGAACTTTTCATTCATCACTTCAACGCGCGAATTGATCGAGAAGGGCAGGCCCACTTGATCCTGATAAAGCTCAAAAAAAGCATTCACAAACTTGAGGTTGGACAGGAACAGCTCATCCCAGAACTCAAAATATCCGGCGCCATATTTATCACGCAGGCGGATCAGCTCATCCACCATGGCCTGCGGTTCGTACTTGCGAAGAAACTCTTTTTTGTTTTTCCAGCCTTCCAGCAAAGGAGTATTGCAGCAATAGGTGCACCGATAGGGACAACCCCGCCCGGTCATGACCGGCAGCACCAGTTTTTCCTTGGGTCCGAAAATCGATGTATTGACGTTCTGAAAACCATCTTCCTTTTCAAAGATGTCGTAGTCCGGGAAAGGCAAAGCCGCCAGGTCGCCGATCTGATGAGCGTCGGTTTCAAACACAGAGCCATCGGCCATGGTCTCCCACATACCATCAACCGGACCATCTTTACTGCCGCGCAGAAACTGCACCAGGTTGCCCATGGCATACTCACCATCGCCGGTGCAGATAAAGTCGATATCGGGGTTCTCAATAGTCTGCTGTTGCGACAACATGGCCTGATAACCGCCCACACAGATCGCTGTTTCGGGAAGCCGCCGCTTTAGTTCGGAAAAATATGGCAGCATCGGGAACCAATGCGGACTCATCACCGAGAACGCCACAATGTCCGGTTTGATTTCGGCAATGGATGCTGCAAAGTTCTCCGGCGAATACGCCTGTTCATCGCGCAGAATCAGTATAGGCTTAAGGATAACCTCAACCCACGGAAAATCACGTTTCAGGTAAGCTGAAATGCTGGCCAGCGGCATGGCGACCTCATTTCCATCGGGCGAGTAAAAACTCAGCACCAGCTTTAACTTGCGGCCCGCTGCCTTACCGTGCCAGCGCGACAGTTCCTGTGGATAGACAGGACGCTCGCGACTGACAGCAATTACATCCGCGACTGAAGTCATATACTCCTCTCGGTTGGCTATTCGTGGGAAATAATACCACCCCATCGACCGCACATGAAAGGATTGCTGACACGGATAATCGGAAAGTCACCTTTGCCCTGTGCTGCATTTGATTTATGCTTCCGAGACTTGCGACTCAGAAACACGTAAACGCGATGGTCTGTACTATGAATGATCTGCTGGAAAAACTGCACAACCGTGTATCGGCCCCCAGACTTACCGGGCCTGAACCCGACGCTTCGCAACTCGACGCCATCTATCGGGCAGCATTGCGGGCCGCCGACCACGCGCTGCTGCGACCCTGGCGTTTCCTGGTGATAAAAGGTGACGCCAGATATCGGCTGGGAGACTTATGGGCCAAGGCTTGTCACCTGGACAATTGCGAGATCTCCCCGGAAGAACTGCAGGCGCAGCGCAATAAACTCCTGCGCGCGCCCATTATTATTGTTGGTATCGTCAGCCCTAAAGAGCACCCAAAAGTCCCCGTTACCGAGCAACACCTGTCAGCCGGTGCTGCACTGCAGAACATGCTCAATGCCGCTCATGCCCTGGATCTGGGTGCTATCTGGCGCACTGGCCCAATGGCCGAACATCCGCTTGTCCTAGAGGGTCTGGGCTTGCAACCGCATGAAGCAATTATAGGTTTTCTTTATCTGGGGCAGGTTGATGGTCCCCGGCGTCCCTTGCGCCCGGAGCCCACTACCCCTTATTTTCAGGAATGGTAAATGTCAGAACAACACTCAAAAATAAAAATAATGCGCACGACCGTTTTCTGCACACCTCTCGTGACGCCTTTGTTGCGCGGACTGTCGTCACTGATTCTCTGGCTGATGGGCTGGAAG from Pseudohongiella spirulinae encodes:
- a CDS encoding B12-binding domain-containing radical SAM protein; the protein is MTSVADVIAVSRERPVYPQELSRWHGKAAGRKLKLVLSFYSPDGNEVAMPLASISAYLKRDFPWVEVILKPILILRDEQAYSPENFAASIAEIKPDIVAFSVMSPHWFPMLPYFSELKRRLPETAICVGGYQAMLSQQQTIENPDIDFICTGDGEYAMGNLVQFLRGSKDGPVDGMWETMADGSVFETDAHQIGDLAALPFPDYDIFEKEDGFQNVNTSIFGPKEKLVLPVMTGRGCPYRCTYCCNTPLLEGWKNKKEFLRKYEPQAMVDELIRLRDKYGAGYFEFWDELFLSNLKFVNAFFELYQDQVGLPFSINSRVEVMNEKFCEKAAAAGCHTIWFGIESGDETYRSTMLGRKMTNQQVIDAAENCKKAGINRLTFNIVGMPLETAENMRQTLELNKRIAPEFFFFFNYIPLRGTPLYELAEREGLLIKDKKNLHYLSGSMNRRFFLNLQERPDLLPQDEFEKICFEMLEFQEKNNRLSFADGEDAPRIVKMEDKSLSLATDAESAELDSAAATADPVVAASRTGSLMKGLRGLFRSP
- a CDS encoding nitroreductase family protein, coding for MNDLLEKLHNRVSAPRLTGPEPDASQLDAIYRAALRAADHALLRPWRFLVIKGDARYRLGDLWAKACHLDNCEISPEELQAQRNKLLRAPIIIVGIVSPKEHPKVPVTEQHLSAGAALQNMLNAAHALDLGAIWRTGPMAEHPLVLEGLGLQPHEAIIGFLYLGQVDGPRRPLRPEPTTPYFQEW